Genomic DNA from Phycisphaerae bacterium:
TGGCCGATTTCGACGAATCGCTTCGAGATGGAACCGGCGAAGGGGGCGCGAATCGTCAGCTTGGCCAAGTCGTTCTTGAGGCGCTTGACCACGGCTTCCTGCTCGGCCACGTCATAGGCCGCCTGGGCAAGCACCTCCTTGCGGGGGCCCTCGACACCCAGCTCGTAGTCGGCCTTGGCCGCTTCCGCCATGGCTTCCGCCCCGGCCAGATTCGCCTGCGTATCGTAGACCTCTTTCTCGTTGGACGACTGTCCGGAGTAGAGCCGGTTAACCCTTTCCATCTCCTTGCGCCAGCGCTCCAGATCAGCTTCGGCCTGCTTCCAAAGGGCCTCCAGGCGACGGAGTTCCTGCGGGCGCGTTCCGGCGAGCAGCTCCTCGTGCCGGGCCCGACGGGCGTCAAGGGCCGCTTCGGCCTCGCGAAGCGACTGCGTCAGCGTTTCATCATCCAAGTGACACAGGATCTGCCCGGCGTCGACCGAGTCGCCCTGACGAACCGGCACCTCGAGTGCCTTGGCCGCGCCCTTCGAAGCCACTTGGCTGGTGCGGAAGGGGGTAATCGAGCCGACCAGCGTGATCGTGGCGGGCGAAGTGACCTCCTTGGCCTCCTTCACCACGACCTTGGCCACGGGCTGCGCCGGTGCGGCTGCAACCAAAGTGAGCACGGCACCGCAAAAAACGGAAACCACGCGAACAAACCGTCGTGTCATAGCAGTCTGCCTGGTACGATCTGGGATTGCAGATTCCGGGTGCAAACAGAATTCGTTCCAACGTGCGTATTATAGACAATCGTCTACTATTGGGAACGTGCTGGAATTGTCGTGATTCGTCGAATCAGGGTTCCGTTCACGTGGTTCGGCCGGCTTGCCAATGCTGGAGCGGACCTGCTCTATCCGCCGCAATGCCTGTTTTGTGGAACCGGTCCGGCACCGGGCTCTCCCCTATCCACGTTTTATGCCGTCCATATCTGCCGCACGTGCCGTGCCGCGATCGACGCGGCCGTTGCGGAATCGGCCTGCCCTACTTGTGGCGGCGAGGCTGACAAAATTGAAGTGAAAAACGGTCGATGCCCGCAGTGCCGTGCACGAGGGACGCGCCTGGCCGGGACCGTCCGGCTCGGGGCCTACGGTTCGTTCCTGGGGCCGCACCTGCGGGCGCTGAAGTACCTCGGCCGAGAGGAGCTGGCGGTGCCGCTGGCTAGGCGTCTCGGGGACTCCCTGCGTTGCGCAGCGTGGTTCGAGCGGGTGGAAGCGATCGCGGCCGTGCCGTCGCACTGGATGCGGCGGATCGCCCGGCCGGTGCGAACCGTCGAT
This window encodes:
- a CDS encoding ComF family protein, with product MIRRIRVPFTWFGRLANAGADLLYPPQCLFCGTGPAPGSPLSTFYAVHICRTCRAAIDAAVAESACPTCGGEADKIEVKNGRCPQCRARGTRLAGTVRLGAYGSFLGPHLRALKYLGREELAVPLARRLGDSLRCAAWFERVEAIAAVPSHWMRRIARPVRTVDLIARELADAVDLPLLPLLRRVRGGPHQIGLSYTQRLHNVRGAFGLGRGVQLEGARILIVDDVMTTGATIEECARVLLRGGAAEVFAAVLVRVDFEPGTVQYLDGV
- a CDS encoding efflux RND transporter periplasmic adaptor subunit; protein product: MTRRFVRVVSVFCGAVLTLVAAAPAQPVAKVVVKEAKEVTSPATITLVGSITPFRTSQVASKGAAKALEVPVRQGDSVDAGQILCHLDDETLTQSLREAEAALDARRARHEELLAGTRPQELRRLEALWKQAEADLERWRKEMERVNRLYSGQSSNEKEVYDTQANLAGAEAMAEAAKADYELGVEGPRKEVLAQAAYDVAEQEAVVKRLKNDLAKLTIRAPFAGSISKRFVEIGQWVDTGDPVVELIELGRVLARVDVPESALPYQHVGGDAKVLVEAVGKNFDGQTRYIVRQADLAARTFPVEIEIDNSEGVLASGMFVRATLPAGAPRDVVAVPKDAVVIRNGVASVAVVMPNPQASQEGQPALVAVTMPVTVGLDVDEWITITSGNIQPGMRVVVRGNETLLPFPQGVIIVDERGTPVAEKGGR